TTCACCGGACCCAAGATCCGGCCCTTACTACCTTTTTTTACGGCATCTTCAAAGGGTTTCACCATCTGTCCTTCAGAAAACCATCCCAGATCACCCCCTTTACTTTTGCTGGGACACGTTGAGAAATCCCGGGCCAGGGCTTCAAAGGAACCGCCGGATTTCAATCGTTTGATAATAGCTTCGGCCAATGATTTATCCCGGACAAGAATATGGCTTGCTCTCCATTCCATATCTGTTTCCTTTCTGATTATTCTTCACTTTCAGTAAGATATTGATAAACCGCCTGGGGCGTTTTGCAATCCAGAATTTTCCGGATAGCGTTTTTCTTGCTCATGACGGCTGCAATATGGGCCAGTATCTGGATATGGGGGACTGTCTTATGTTTGGGAGAAAGGAGAAGAACAAAAACCCGGGAGGGCTCACCGTCGAGGGAGTCAAAATTCACACCTTTCCGGTGAATTCCCACAGCCAGGGTAATGGTCCCCACATGATCTGTCCGTGCATGAGGGATGGCCAGGCCGTTTTTCATGCCTGTGCTGATAGACACTTCCCGCTCCCAAACGGCATCAAATACTGCTTTTTTCTCCGTAATCTGATACTGGGAATCCAGGATGTCCACTAATTCTTCAATGATTTCTCTTTTGGTTGATCCCTTCAAATTCAGGCGGATACAGCCCGGATCCAGCACCCGCCGAAGGTCCACCCACCTGTCGTCATTCCCCTCTATGAAATCATTTTTCAGGAATTCGGGCCTGGTGATGTCCTTCAGATCATTGATAATTTCATTAAGTTCCACAAAGGATTCATACATGAGGGTTTTCACGTAATGAGTATCATCGGGAGAGGATTCAAAATAGATGCCGTTAGGCTTACAGATCATGGTGATGGAGATATCATTCTTCCGGATATGATAATATTTATATCGCATCTCCATCTGATTGATAAAAAAGCCCTCATCTCTGAAGAGCTGGAGACTTTTAGCAGAGACAAACTCTACAGTTTCGAGAGACGGAAGAGGAAACTCCGTCACGACACTTTCTGTGGGGAGCAATTCTTCCGTTGTCCCTTTTTTTTCTTTTTTAAAGAGGTAATCCACAAGAGGCGGAGTCGAAATGGTCGTCAGCATAGTCATAAAAATCACCATCCCGAATACATCCCGGCTAATGAGTCCGTCACTGAGACCGACACCGGCAATAATCAGGGCCACTTCGGCCCGGGGTGCCATGCCGAATCCCACACGAAGGGCACCTAAAAGATTGAATTTCCTGAAAAGCAGGGGAATGCCGCATCCTAAAACCTTGGACAGAATAGCGCCGAGAGTGTACACGAGCCCTAAAAAGATAATCGTTCTGGAGCTGAGGACACTCAGATCCACCATCATGCCGGATACAACAAAAAAGACGGGGACGGCAAAGAGGTAAAGGCTTTTCAGGGATTCCTGGATCACATAGTTCAAATCGGTTTTGGACAGGCTGAGTCCCATCACATAGGCTCCGATAATCATGGCCAGACCGGCTTTTTCAAAAACACCCGCCATAAGCAGTGCAAGACCGAAGGCCATCACGGCGGGAACGTTGATTCCTTTGAAAATCTTCAGGAAATTGCCGGTTTGTTTGGAAAGGGCAAGCCCGAGGGTGGTAAACAACAGCCACACACCAACGGCTTCTGCCCCCAGTCGGACCACATTCCCCCAGTGCAAAGACTGTCCGGAGTCATTCAGAACGGGAATCATTCCCAAAATCACAGCCAGCAGGACAATACCCAGGACATCGTCAATGACAGCAGCCGCCAGAATGGTAACTCCTTCGGGTGTATCCATTTTCCGCCGTTCCGTCAGGATTCGCCCGGTTATACCGACAGAGGTGGCCGTACTGATCACGCCCAAAAAGAGGGTTTCAGGATGGAGAAAAGGCAAATCCAACAGCAGCATACCGACCCACACTCCCATAAGAAAAGAGACGACCACTCCGGAAATCCCTACAATCAAACCTGTGGCCGATAAACGGAGAAAAAGGGAAAAATTGGTTTCCAGTCCCACCATGAAGAGGAGTAAAACCGAAGCGATAGTGGCAATTCCGTAGAGTTCGGGAGAGACCGGAAGGGTTGCTTCGGGATTCAGGGCAAGAAAAGTCCCGAACAAGCCATACTCAAAACCGGGAAGGGGAATGCCGCCCAGGAGGTAGGGGCCAATGATAATACCGGCTGTCAGTTCACCGACAACACCGGGAATCTTCATTTTTTCAAAGAGGATGGACATGCCCTTTGCTACAAAAATAATCACACCCAATTGCAAAACCAATAATTCCATCTTATGCATCATGGAATGAGAAGGTCCGCTGACCTCGGCAAAAAGGATGATTGGTATAAGAAAAAAGAAAAAAAGCCTGCCGATCAATTTCCACGGGGATTTAACCATTATCTTCTCCTTTTCCATTGGAAAACAAAGCGCTGTGTGTCCGACATATTTCCAGTTTCAGCCATAGAATCAGGGACACCTGATGGAGGAGGAAAAAGAGGATAAAGGAGACCATAAGGGGGATGGAGTCAAAGCCGGCTTTCAGGATGAGGAGAAGCAGAATCACCACCAGGGCAACCAGGCGAAAGGCAATGCTGCCCATCAACCGTTTGAATGTCCCCTCTTTCCCGCTGACGGCAAACCAGGCTGCCGAGCTTGTATTCAAAAAACTCAGAACAGCCGGCCAAATCCAGGATGCCGGCAAACCGTGAGATAAAAAAAGACGGACCCCTCCAAGGAGAATCACCGTGATGAGAAGGAGAATGAATGAAAAAAACCAGAATGATCGAATTGTCATTGCATGAAACATGATTTAAAATTTAATGAATTTCCCGTGATTTTATTAGGGAAAACTCCTGTTTCATGGCGTGAAAATCGATAAATTCCCGTGTTGAAAAGGATGATTCATGATACTACAGGTTTTGGCCAGCGGCAGTAAGGGAAATGTAACGTATATTGAAGAAGGGGGACAATCCATCCTCATTGATGCAGGATTATCCTGCCGGGAGACAGTCCGCCGTATGAGAGTTGCCGGGCGGGAACCGGAAAAGCTGAGAGGTATTTTCATCACCCATGATCACAGGGATCATATTGCCGGAGCCCGGGTTTTAAGCCGGACTTTCGGGATTCCCGTGATCCTGAGTGAAACTCTGTATGCTGCTGCAGGGCACAAATGGCTGAAGGATGTAAGCCGGATCTCCCTCTATCCCCGGGGAAGCAACATCCAGCTGGAATCCATGTTCATCCGGCCTGTTCCTGTAAGTCACGATGCCACGGAAACAGTGAGTGTAATCGTATCCAACGGGCAATACGCTGCAGGAATTTTTACCGATTTGGGAACTGTTTCCCTGCCGGTGAGCACCTGTGCCGCCGATGTGGATCTTTTAATGGTTGAGGCAAATCACGACCTGAAAATGCTGAAAAACGGCCCTTACCCCTTATGGCTTCAGCAGCGAATCCGGTCCAATCAAGGCCATTTGTCCAACGACCAGTGCGGAGAACTTCTGGTGAACTCCTGTCGGAAAGGACGGGTTAAAAAGATGATCCTGGCCCATATCAGCGAAGAAAATAACCGGTATGATCTGGCGTATACATCTGTCAACCGGTATTTAAACAGGGAAAAGATTGATTTGCCGGTTTATGTCGCAAAGCAGAAAAACATTTTGGGGGAATTGGGAATTGGGAATTGAAAATTCGAGTGGTGAATAACAAGAGTTCGAAGGATGAGCAGCAAGGGAGAAACGGGGTAACATGGCCCCGGATTTCAATCCGGGTGAAAAGAAGGAGGAATCCATGAAAATAAAACACATCGTACTTATCATTTTAGTCCTGACGATAGCTGTTTCCTGCGGCCGGAAAGGCGGAGTGCTGGAAATTCAGTCGGACCGGGAATCAGCGGATGTTTATCTGGATGAAACGCTGATTGGTCAGACACCTTTAATGCTTGAAGAGGTGGAGTCCGGGAAACATGTTTTGAAGATTCAGAAAAAAGAGGACGGACACATTTACGAATACCAGGAGGTTTTTACCATGCCGGAGAAAGAAGATATAAACATTGATGCCATTTTGACACGCTTGCTGACAAAAGAAGAAATTAACGATATCCTGATTGAAGTCGCCCAGACCCACCCCCAGCCGGTCAAAGAAGATGACCGGGCTGTGATTGAAACGCCGTACGGACGGATTGTGATTCAGTTTTTCCCCGAAGAGGCCCCTGTTCATTGCGCCAACTTTAAACGGCTGGCCAAGGCCGGTTATTACAACGGTACCACCTTTCACCGGGTGATACCGGGATTTATGATTCAGGGAGGGGACATTCTTTCCCGGGACGACAATCGGTACAACGACGGGACCGGCGGACCGGGATACACCATTCCGGCGGAATTCAATGCCATTCATCATGGTCCGGGAATCGTCTCCATGGCACGGGCCCAGGATCCCAACAGCGCCGGGTCCCAATTTTTTATCTGTCATAAAGATGCCGGATTTCTGGATAAAAAATACACGGTCTTCGGAAAGGTCACCGAAGGTATGGATGTGGTGGATAAAATCGCCAATGCCGAACGGGATAAGCGGGATAATCCCCTGATTCCCATCCGGATGAAGGTCACAATGACAACAGTCGATTCTTTATAAAAGACAAAGAAAGCAGATATCACAAGATCCCCGCCAATAAGCGGGGATTTTTTTATTCCATCACGGGAACCGGTCCGGTTCTGCCTTCCAGATAGTACTCCGGGAAACGTCCCCGGCGCCAGATTCTGCCACTTCCCCGGAAATCACAGAGGGAATACATCTGGAATGTACCCTCCCGGTTTGCATGGAGCAGCCACACCTGATCCCGGCGGGAGATTTCATAAGATACACTATAAGGACTGAGGGTAGTCACAATCAGCTGACTGCCCAGGGGATTGGTGCGGGGATTATTGAAACGTTCCAGAATGGCCTTCCGGATGAGGGGATGAAACAAATCCCAATAGCCGTGAAGGATAATCACGGAGTGGAAACGAAGGGCGTAAAAAAGTTCGGCAAGAATGAGTGTCTCTTCACGGAACTGAAGGGGCAATGAACCGAAGGGGATTTCCGGCTGGCGTTTCCACCGAAAGGCCAGATTGTCCACGTGCCCCGAATCCCCGATGATCTGCTCAAATGAAGGGTCTGCCTTTTGTAAAAATTCATTCAGATCCGTTAAGACATTCTCGGGGATTTTCCGGATAATGATTTCATGATACCGGTTCCTGTCCAGACAGCGCATAAAGGCATGGGGCAGGATATCCCGAATCCCCCGGGGGAAAAGTTTTACCGCCGTTCCCAGGAGAAATTTTTTAGGTCCGGCCAGATGCCGCCGTACCAGTTCGGTCAAATCCGTAAAACGGCTGTTCACCTCGAATATGTCTTCCCGTTTGGAAAAAATATAGGTTTCCCGTTTTTCCTTATAATAGAGCCATTCGGCGGTGATGCGCCCCTCCCGGATTTCAAAACCGTAGCGGTAACGGATACCGTCCCTGAGCCAGATCAGTTCACGTTCCCCTTCAATACCCGGCAGGAGCCGTTCGGATTGCATGGCTTCAAGGAAACGTTGGAGGGCATTGTAGCTGATGGCCGTAATCCGGCTGTTGGAGCCCAAAAGGGCTGAAAAACGCAGGAGAGGACCTGCAGGTGTCTCCGGTATCAGTCCCGTCCCTGCATCAAGATGCAACGCTTTAATCGATGAGGCAGACAGACTGAATGCCCGCAATCCCTCAGTCACTCCGGGAATATTGAAGGTAAACTGGATAAACATGACAAATCTCCTGTATCACGTAACATCAATATAACTTGTGTCACAGGGAAATTCCAGTCTTTTTACCTTGCCACCTGCCTTCAAAAATCAAAACTCTCCGGATCCGGCCCCATGTGCTTTCCCCGGTCCAGAGCATCAAAGCGTTTCATATCGTCCGGTTCAATTTCAAAGGAGAAGATGTCCGCATTACTGATAATCCTGTCCTTTTTAACAGATTTGGGAATCGGGAGAATATTTTTTTGCCTTGCCCAACGGAGTGTTATCTGAGCCGGGGTCCGGTTGTATTTTTGGGCCAATTCTAAAATTTCCGGGACTTCCAGAAAAGCACCTTGCATCAGGGGACCCCAGGACTCAAATACGATCTGATGTTCGGAACAAAAGGTCCTCAGTTCGTTATGCTGCAAATAGGGATGACATTCCACCTGATTCAGGGCCGGTATTACTTCCGCTTCTTTAAGAAGGTCCTGAAGATGGTGGACATGGTAATTACTGACCCCAATAGCCTTCACCTGTCCCTCTTCAAGGAGATTCTCCATGGATTTCCAGATGGAGACATACTTGTTGGGAACCGGCCAGTGAACAAGATACAAATCCACGTAATCCAGTCCCAGCCGTTCCAGACTCTTGTGCAGGGCTTCCCCGGCTTCTCCCTTTCGGATATCGTCATTCCAGATTTTCGTAGTGACAAAAACCTCTTCCCTGGGAATACCGCTTTCACGGATGGCTTTTCCCACGGATCGTTCATTCTGATATATGGCTGCCGTATCTATCAGGCGGTAACCCGCTTCAAGAGCCCAGGAAATCGCTTTCCGGGTCTCATCACCCTCTTTGGATAAAAAGGTCCCCAATCCCAAGACCGGAATATCGGGACCATGATTCATCGATATTCTGCTTTGCAATGATTCTTTCATTTTTCCTCCTCATCAGACTTTTTATTTAGAGGTAACGCAGGTTGCAGGTTACAATTTACGGGCATAAAACGTATAGCGGCCCACCCTGGGAGTTAGACGTTATGTGTCTTGCGGGGGGCCGCTATAACTATGTATAGTTTACAAAAATGTTTTAATTAATTCAAATTTATCGCATGTCCGGACATTCTTTTTTGAAGTTCCCGTACATATCACTATATTTTCAAAATAAGAAAACATAATAAATATGTACACAATACACCCAACTTACCGAAAAATAACTACATATTGTCAACATGTCAAGAAATAATTTACAATTTGTCAACACAATTCTGGATCGGATCAAAGAATACTACACTCTGAAGACAGATTTTGATTTAGCAAATTTTCTGGAGGTCCACCGGAGTACGGTTTCAGCCTGGCGCCGGCGGGGAGCCATGGATTACGGACTTGTTTTACAAAAATGCACGGATCCGGACCTGAACTGGCTCATATACGGAAAGAAGCCCCGGGAGGATGCCTATCCCCTGGCCTACGGCCGGGATCAGTTCCGGGAAAAAACGGAAAGTGATAACGATCCCGAAAAAATGAAAAACCTGCTGGATACGTACCGGGAAGTCACAAAAGCCATGCGTGAACTGCTATCCCGGTTACCTGAATAAAACCCTGTTTTTATTTATTTTTTAATTTATTATTCTTTTTGCCGGATTCTTCGTGATCCTCATCTTTCCCTTCCACCAGATGAAAATCCACCTCCATGTGTTCCAGGGAAACCCTGGCCACCCGGACCTTTACATGATCCCCCATGCGGAAACGCCGTTTTGAACGCCGGCCCGTCAGGGTATAAGCCACAGGGTTAAATTCCCAGTAGTCAGAAGGCAAAAATTTCCGGTGGACCAGTCCTTCCACCAGAGTCTCGGGAATTTCTACATAAAATCCGTACTGAACCACACCGGAAATAATCCCGCTGAAAACATCTCCGAGATGTTTTTCCAAGAATTTGACCTGTTTTATCTTGTGGTACTCCCGTTCAGCATTTTGTGCCCGGATTTCACAATCGGTGGATTTTTTCGCTGCAGCATCCAGGGATTCCTTCAGGCGGTTCCGGTCTTTGATCCTCTCATTTTTCAGATACTTTCGTAAAAGCCTGTGAACGATCAAATCGGGGTACCGGCGGATGGGAGAAGTGAAGTGGGTATACTCATCAAAAGCCAAGCCAAAGTGTCCCAGCGGCTTCGTGTCGTACCGGGCTTTCATCATGGTCCGCAGGGCAATTTTTTCCAGAAAGTAACGGGCATCCGTATCCTGTACCGCCAGCAGGGCATCCCTGAAATCTGCAGGCCGCACAGAGCGCCCCTTCACGGCTTTTTCAAAACCAAAGTTCCTCAACAACTTGAAAAATGCCAGGGCGTCGTCCGGCTTGGGTGTTTCGTGGACACGATAAATAAAGGGCAGTGGATCCTGTCGGCTCTGAATAAAGCGCGCCACGGTTTTATTGGCAATCAACATGCATTCTTCCACAATCCGATGGCTCCACAGGCGTTCCCGGGGGTAGATTTCCGTGGGAAAACCCGAATCATCCAGGATGTATTTCGGCTCGGGAATGTCAAAATCGATGCTTCCCGCCTGATTCCGCACATCATTGAGAATTTTAGCCAGTTTAAAAAGGGCGGATATTTCAGTGAAATACTCTCCCTTTCCCCGGTCCAGTATCTGTTGAACCTCTTCATAGGTAAAACGCCGCCTGCTGTGAATCACCGAAGGGGTTATCCGGCTTTTAATGACCGCCCCTTTGGGATTGATGGTCATCAGGGCTGAAAAACTCAGACGGTCTTCATTCGGGTTCAGGGAACACAATTCGTTGCTCAATTTCTCCGGAAGCATGGGGATCACATAGCGGGTGAAATAGACGGATGTCCCCCGCTTCAGGGCTTCTTTATCCAGTGGAGATCCTTCCGGTACATAATGACTCACATCGGCAATGTGAACCCCAAGTTCGTAAGTGCCGTCTTTATTCACGGCAACAGAGAGAGCATCGTCAAAATCCCGGGCATCCTCAGGATCGATGGTAAAGGTGACAAGATCCCGCAAATCAGCACGGCCGTCCGGAGTGATTTTTTGAGATATGGCCTCGGCCTGTTCCAGAACCTCAGCCGGAAAACGGTCCGGAATGCTGTACTGATTCGCCACCAGCACCGCATCAAATTCTTTTGTCTCACGGCTGCCGATCAGACGGGTGATACGCCCGTAAGGTCGTCGTGAACTATCCCGCCAATCCGTGATTTCCACCGAGATAATGCTTCCGTCATCGGGTTTATAGCCGTTGAAATCGGTGATGACTACATCCTTCCGGAGCTGTGCCGTTTCGGGAATACCCAGGGAATAACCCCGTACCTCCCGGTAAATGCAGACAAATTCATTCCGGCCCCGCTTGACAACACGACGGATAAAGCCTTCCGGATTATCCCCTTTTTGTTTTTTAAGGATTTTTACACTGACCGTATCCCCGTGACAGGCATTGCCCAGGTCATCGGCATGAATGAAGATTTTTTTGCCGTCAGTCGTATTGACAAAGCCAAAACCTTTGGCATGGATATCCAGTACTCCCACCGTTTCAGAGGGTTCTTCATGTCCCGGCAGTCCGTAAACATTGCCCTGATATTGCTTAAGCCGGCCGGCCCGGGCCAGGTTTTTTACTGCATCCCGCAGCAAGGGATAATTCCGCTGGGACACATTCAAAGTAGTCCGGAGTTTTTTAAGTTTCATCCGGGTGGATGGATTCTCTTTGAAAAAAGCCATCACCCGCTGTGCATAATTGTTTTGTTTCATTTATTCGTCCGCATAGAAATATGCAGCTCCTTATTTTTGTTTTGAGTGTATGTGTGTTTTAAAGGTTTCATCCATGAGGATTTCATGATTCTGTGGTTTCAGATATCAGGTGGTTACAATTCTCTTCCACCCGGATTTTCACATAATTGATCACATATCCATCACCCCTATGGTCCCCGGTGAAGTTCCCGCTTTTTCACCTTCGATACAGAGATCACATTCCCCGTAATGCAGAATAACCCGGACCTTTTCACAGCTTTTAGAGGTTTTCATCATTGCTTCATATAAGCTTTTTTAATTTAAATATCAAATAC
The DNA window shown above is from Candidatus Neomarinimicrobiota bacterium and carries:
- the rnr gene encoding ribonuclease R — encoded protein: MKQNNYAQRVMAFFKENPSTRMKLKKLRTTLNVSQRNYPLLRDAVKNLARAGRLKQYQGNVYGLPGHEEPSETVGVLDIHAKGFGFVNTTDGKKIFIHADDLGNACHGDTVSVKILKKQKGDNPEGFIRRVVKRGRNEFVCIYREVRGYSLGIPETAQLRKDVVITDFNGYKPDDGSIISVEITDWRDSSRRPYGRITRLIGSRETKEFDAVLVANQYSIPDRFPAEVLEQAEAISQKITPDGRADLRDLVTFTIDPEDARDFDDALSVAVNKDGTYELGVHIADVSHYVPEGSPLDKEALKRGTSVYFTRYVIPMLPEKLSNELCSLNPNEDRLSFSALMTINPKGAVIKSRITPSVIHSRRRFTYEEVQQILDRGKGEYFTEISALFKLAKILNDVRNQAGSIDFDIPEPKYILDDSGFPTEIYPRERLWSHRIVEECMLIANKTVARFIQSRQDPLPFIYRVHETPKPDDALAFFKLLRNFGFEKAVKGRSVRPADFRDALLAVQDTDARYFLEKIALRTMMKARYDTKPLGHFGLAFDEYTHFTSPIRRYPDLIVHRLLRKYLKNERIKDRNRLKESLDAAAKKSTDCEIRAQNAEREYHKIKQVKFLEKHLGDVFSGIISGVVQYGFYVEIPETLVEGLVHRKFLPSDYWEFNPVAYTLTGRRSKRRFRMGDHVKVRVARVSLEHMEVDFHLVEGKDEDHEESGKKNNKLKNK
- a CDS encoding helix-turn-helix domain-containing protein codes for the protein MSRNNLQFVNTILDRIKEYYTLKTDFDLANFLEVHRSTVSAWRRRGAMDYGLVLQKCTDPDLNWLIYGKKPREDAYPLAYGRDQFREKTESDNDPEKMKNLLDTYREVTKAMRELLSRLPE
- a CDS encoding cation:proton antiporter; amino-acid sequence: MVKSPWKLIGRLFFFFLIPIILFAEVSGPSHSMMHKMELLVLQLGVIIFVAKGMSILFEKMKIPGVVGELTAGIIIGPYLLGGIPLPGFEYGLFGTFLALNPEATLPVSPELYGIATIASVLLLFMVGLETNFSLFLRLSATGLIVGISGVVVSFLMGVWVGMLLLDLPFLHPETLFLGVISTATSVGITGRILTERRKMDTPEGVTILAAAVIDDVLGIVLLAVILGMIPVLNDSGQSLHWGNVVRLGAEAVGVWLLFTTLGLALSKQTGNFLKIFKGINVPAVMAFGLALLMAGVFEKAGLAMIIGAYVMGLSLSKTDLNYVIQESLKSLYLFAVPVFFVVSGMMVDLSVLSSRTIIFLGLVYTLGAILSKVLGCGIPLLFRKFNLLGALRVGFGMAPRAEVALIIAGVGLSDGLISRDVFGMVIFMTMLTTISTPPLVDYLFKKEKKGTTEELLPTESVVTEFPLPSLETVEFVSAKSLQLFRDEGFFINQMEMRYKYYHIRKNDISITMICKPNGIYFESSPDDTHYVKTLMYESFVELNEIINDLKDITRPEFLKNDFIEGNDDRWVDLRRVLDPGCIRLNLKGSTKREIIEELVDILDSQYQITEKKAVFDAVWEREVSISTGMKNGLAIPHARTDHVGTITLAVGIHRKGVNFDSLDGEPSRVFVLLLSPKHKTVPHIQILAHIAAVMSKKNAIRKILDCKTPQAVYQYLTESEE
- a CDS encoding ATP-binding protein, encoding MFIQFTFNIPGVTEGLRAFSLSASSIKALHLDAGTGLIPETPAGPLLRFSALLGSNSRITAISYNALQRFLEAMQSERLLPGIEGERELIWLRDGIRYRYGFEIREGRITAEWLYYKEKRETYIFSKREDIFEVNSRFTDLTELVRRHLAGPKKFLLGTAVKLFPRGIRDILPHAFMRCLDRNRYHEIIIRKIPENVLTDLNEFLQKADPSFEQIIGDSGHVDNLAFRWKRQPEIPFGSLPLQFREETLILAELFYALRFHSVIILHGYWDLFHPLIRKAILERFNNPRTNPLGSQLIVTTLSPYSVSYEISRRDQVWLLHANREGTFQMYSLCDFRGSGRIWRRGRFPEYYLEGRTGPVPVME
- a CDS encoding peptidylprolyl isomerase; the encoded protein is MKIKHIVLIILVLTIAVSCGRKGGVLEIQSDRESADVYLDETLIGQTPLMLEEVESGKHVLKIQKKEDGHIYEYQEVFTMPEKEDINIDAILTRLLTKEEINDILIEVAQTHPQPVKEDDRAVIETPYGRIVIQFFPEEAPVHCANFKRLAKAGYYNGTTFHRVIPGFMIQGGDILSRDDNRYNDGTGGPGYTIPAEFNAIHHGPGIVSMARAQDPNSAGSQFFICHKDAGFLDKKYTVFGKVTEGMDVVDKIANAERDKRDNPLIPIRMKVTMTTVDSL
- a CDS encoding aldo/keto reductase; amino-acid sequence: MKESLQSRISMNHGPDIPVLGLGTFLSKEGDETRKAISWALEAGYRLIDTAAIYQNERSVGKAIRESGIPREEVFVTTKIWNDDIRKGEAGEALHKSLERLGLDYVDLYLVHWPVPNKYVSIWKSMENLLEEGQVKAIGVSNYHVHHLQDLLKEAEVIPALNQVECHPYLQHNELRTFCSEHQIVFESWGPLMQGAFLEVPEILELAQKYNRTPAQITLRWARQKNILPIPKSVKKDRIISNADIFSFEIEPDDMKRFDALDRGKHMGPDPESFDF
- a CDS encoding peptidyl-prolyl cis-trans isomerase, whose protein sequence is MEWRASHILVRDKSLAEAIIKRLKSGGSFEALARDFSTCPSKSKGGDLGWFSEGQMVKPFEDAVKKGSKGRILGPVKTRFGYHIIRKTGERQES
- a CDS encoding MBL fold metallo-hydrolase, with the translated sequence MILQVLASGSKGNVTYIEEGGQSILIDAGLSCRETVRRMRVAGREPEKLRGIFITHDHRDHIAGARVLSRTFGIPVILSETLYAAAGHKWLKDVSRISLYPRGSNIQLESMFIRPVPVSHDATETVSVIVSNGQYAAGIFTDLGTVSLPVSTCAADVDLLMVEANHDLKMLKNGPYPLWLQQRIRSNQGHLSNDQCGELLVNSCRKGRVKKMILAHISEENNRYDLAYTSVNRYLNREKIDLPVYVAKQKNILGELGIGN